The Leptolyngbya subtilissima AS-A7 genome includes a region encoding these proteins:
- a CDS encoding response regulator transcription factor, producing MQATLAGTILVVEDTPSEMELMVHYLRDSGCTVICAVTAQEALEKAAQHSPDVIVSDVVMPGMSGFELCRSLKKQPATAHVPIVLCTSKNQDIDRLWGMRQGADIYLTKPYTREQLVQAVLAVIKVNR from the coding sequence ATGCAAGCGACTCTAGCAGGCACCATTTTGGTGGTTGAAGATACCCCATCTGAAATGGAGCTGATGGTGCACTACCTCCGCGACAGCGGCTGTACCGTGATCTGCGCCGTTACAGCGCAAGAGGCTCTGGAGAAGGCCGCCCAGCATTCCCCCGATGTCATCGTTAGCGACGTAGTCATGCCGGGCATGAGTGGTTTTGAGCTGTGCCGCAGCCTCAAAAAACAGCCCGCCACTGCCCACGTACCGATCGTGCTCTGCACCTCTAAAAACCAAGACATCGACCGGCTTTGGGGCATGCGCCAGGGGGCCGATATCTATCTCACCAAGCCCTACACCCGCGAGCAGCTGGTGCAGGCCGTGCTCGCCGTGATCAAGGTGAACCGATGA